The following proteins are co-located in the Panthera uncia isolate 11264 chromosome F1, Puncia_PCG_1.0, whole genome shotgun sequence genome:
- the LOC125925990 gene encoding olfactory receptor 6N2, with amino-acid sequence MERRNHSSLAEFVFLGFPKVGHVRGWLFALLLLAYLFTFCGNLLTFLAIRLNAALHTPMYHFVSILSLLELWYTATTIPNMLANLLREKKTISFAGCLLQTYFFHSLGASECYLLTAMAYDRYLAICRPLHYPAVMTPTLCGKLAAGCWTCGFLCPISEVILVSQLPFCGYNEIQHIFCDFPPLLSLACKDTSTNVLVDFAINAVIILITFLFIMVSYGRIISAVLKIKTAEGRKKAFSTCASHLTVVLVFFGSIIFMYVRLKKSYSLTLDRTLAVVYSVLTPLVNPIIYSLRNKELIKAIKRTIFQKSGRAHH; translated from the coding sequence atgGAACGGAGAAACCATTCGAGCCTGGCTGAGTTCGTGTTCCTTGGTTTCCCCAAAGTGGGACATGTCAGGGGCTGGCTTTTTGCCCTGTTGCTGTTGGCATATCTGTTCACTTTCTGCGGCAACTTGCTCACCTTCTTGGCCATACGACTGAACGCAGCCCTGCACACACCCATGTACCACTTTGTCAGTATACTCTCCTTATTGGAACTGTGGTATACGGCCACCACCATCCCCAACATGCTAGCCAATCTTCTCCGTGAGAAGAAGACCATTTCTTTTGCTGGATGCCTCCTTCAGACCTACTTCTTCCACTCCCTAGGGGCCTCTGAATGCTACCTTCTTACAGCCATGGCCTATGACCGATACCTGGCCATCTGCCGACCCCTCCACTACCCTGCAGTTATGACCCCGACACTCTGTGGCAAGTTGGCTGCTGGTTGTTGGACTTGTGGCTTCCTGTGTCCCATTTCTGAAGTCATCCTGGTCTCCCAGCTCCCCTTTTGTGGCTATAATGAAATTCAACACATCTTCTGTGACTTCCCACCTCTGCTGAGCCTGGCCTGCAAGGACACATCCACTAATGTCCTTGTGGACTTTGCTATCAATGCCGTCATCATCCTTATCACCTTCCTCTTTATTATGGTTTCTTATGGAAGAATCATCAGTGCTGTACTGAAGAtaaaaacagcagaaggaagaaagaaggccTTCTCTACCTGTGCATCACATCTCACTGTAGTGCTCGTCTTTTTTGGGAGTATCATTTTCATGTATGTGCGCCTGAAGAAGAGCTATTCCCTGACCCTTGACCGGACACTTGCTGTAGTCTACTCTGTACTAACACCACTCGTCAACCCAATTATCTACAGTCTTCGTAACAAGGAACTCATTAAGGCCATCAAGAGGACCATCTTCCAGAAGTCAGGAAGGGCTCACCATTGA
- the LOC125925991 gene encoding olfactory receptor 6N1, with translation MDAGNWSQVTEFIILGFPHLQGVQVYLFVLLLLIYVTTVLGNLLVFLVVRLDSQLHTPMYHFVSILSLLELGYTAATVPKMLSNLLREEKTISFSGCLLQIYVFHSLGATECYLLTAMAYDRYLAICRPLHYSTLMTPARCAKIAVGCWLGGLTGPVAEISLVSRLPFCGPNRIQHIFCDFPPVLSLACTDTSINVLVDFAINSCKILATFLLILSSYVQIVRTVLRIPSVAGKTKAFSTCASHLTVVLIFYGSILFMYVRLKSSYSLDYDRALAVIYSVLTPFLNPFVYSLRNKDIKEAVRRQLKRSGILIEVKVGKAGQGRR, from the coding sequence ATGGATGCTGGGAATTGGAGCCAGGTAACAGAGTTCATCATCTTGGGCTTTCCCCATCTCCAGGGTGTCCAGGTTTACCTCTTCGTCTTGTTACTTCTAATTTATGTCACCACCGTACTGGGAAACCTGCTGGTATTCCTAGTGGTCCGCCTGGACTCCCAGCTCCACACACCCATGTACCACTTTGTCAGCATCCTCTCCCTGCTGGAGCTTGGCTACACAGCTGCCACGGTCCCCAAGATGCTGTCGAACCTGCTCAGGGAGGAGAAGACCATTTCTTTCTCCGGATGCCTCCTGCAAATCTACGTCTTTCACTCTCTTGGGGCCACTGAGTGCTATCTCCTCACAGCTATGGCTTATGACAGGTATTTAGCCATCTGCCGGCCCCTCCACtactccaccctcatgaccccaGCACGCTGCGCCAAGATCGCCGTTGGCTGTTGGTTGGGAGGTCTGACTGGGCCGGTGGCTGAGATTTCCCTGGTGTCGCGTCTCCCTTTCTGTGGCCCCAATCGCATTCAGCACATCTTTTGTGATTTCCCGCCCGTGCTGAGCTTGGCTTGTACTGACACATCTATCAACGTCCTAGTGGACTTTGCTATCAACTCCTGCAAGATCCTGGCCACCTTCCTGTTGATCCTCAGCTCCTATGTCCAGATCGTCCGCACGGTGCTCAGGATTCCTTCAGTTGCAGGCAAGACCaaggccttctccacctgtgCCTCCCACCTGACCGTGGTTCTCATCTTCTACGGGAGCATCCTCTTTATGTACGTGCGGCTGAAGAGTAGCTACTCACTGGACTATGACCGCGCCCTGGCTGTGATCTACTCGGTGCTCACACCTTTCCTCAACCCCTTCGTCTATAGCTTGCGCAACAAGGATATTAAGGAGGCCGTGAGGAGGCAGTTGAAGAGGTCAGGGATACTTATTGAAGTGAAGGTGGGGAAGGCAGGCCAAGGGAGAAGATGA
- the LOC125925830 gene encoding olfactory receptor 6K6, with protein sequence MTELVTSGNLTTVTEFLFSVFPHLPEGGVLFFILLLLTYGFIVTGNLMIFIVVQLDRALHTPMYFFISVLSFLEIWYTTTTIPKMLSSLISEHKTISVAGCLLQMYFFHSLGITEGCVLTAMAIDRYVAICRPLRYATIMTPRLCTQLAAGSCVCGFLLVLPEIVWIATLPFCGSNQIRQIFCDFTPMLSLACTDTSLAVIVDAIHAGEIVASFLAIALSYIRIIVVILGMPSAEGRRKAFSTCAAHLAVFLLFFGSVAVMYLRFSATYSVFWDTAIAITFVILAPFLNPIIYSLRNKDMKDALGRLFCRRRRASGVGDRSRGWIHRFLTCS encoded by the coding sequence ATGACAGAGTTGGTGACCAGTGGGAATTTGACTACGGTGACTGAGTTCCTCTTCTCTGTGTTCCCACATCTGCCTGAAGGTGGCGTCCTCttcttcattcttctgcttctcacCTACGGATTTATCGTAACTGGGAACCTAATGATATTCATCGTCGTCCAGCTGGACAGGGCCCTGCACACCCCCATGTATTTCTTCATCAGCGTCCTCTCTTTCCTAGAGATCTGGTACACCACGACCACCATCCCCAAGATGCTCTCCAGCCTGATCAGTGAGCACAAGACCATCTCTGTGGCTGGCTGCCTCCTACAGATGTATTTCTTCCACTCCCTGGGCATCACAGAAGGCTGCGTCCTGACGGCCATGGCCATTGACAGGTACGTCGCTATCTGCAGGCCTCTCCGGTACGCGACCATCATGACCCCCAGGCTGTGCACCCAGCTGGCCGCTGGGTCCTGCGTCTGTGGCTTCCTCCTTGTGCTTCCCGAGATCGTGTGGATTGCCACCCTGCCTTTCTGTGGCTCCAACCAGATCCGGCAGATATTCTGTGACTTTACACCCATGCTGAGCTTGGCCTGCACGGACACGTCCCTGGCGGTCATTGTGGACGCCATCCATGCAGGGGAGATTGTGGCCTCCTTCCTGGCCATCGCCCTATCCTACATCCGGATCATCGTGGTGATTCTGGGGATGCCCTCAGCCGAGGGCCGCCGCAAGGCCTTTTCTACCTGCGCTGCCCACCTGGCTGTGTTCTTGCTGTTTTTCGGCAGTGTCGCTGTCATGTACCTGCGATTCTCAGCCACCTACTCCGTATTTTGGGACACAGCAATTGCTATCACCTTTGTCATCCTTGCCCCCTTCCTGAACCCCATTATCTACAGCCTCAGAAACAAGGACATGAAAGATGCTCTTGGAAGGCTTTTCTGCCGTCGGAGGAGGGCTAGTGGGGTCGGGGATAGATCCAGGGGCTGGATCCACCGTTTCTTGACTTGTTCGTGA